One genomic region from Leifsonia poae encodes:
- a CDS encoding MarR family winged helix-turn-helix transcriptional regulator produces the protein MTTEKRETAVDDVGFWTFVDYAMTSPRNSERGIDTEAARLFITLRRSTELMFYDLRAPVRDAGLSEAGFSLLYILDVTGEITMKKLVELSGMSKASVSAVVRTLAADGLVERTKSVADGRSITLCLSEIGAETVARIYPRYNEREQSWAELLSEDDRAHLVRILASLMDGGREALRRA, from the coding sequence ATGACGACCGAGAAACGCGAAACCGCTGTGGATGACGTGGGGTTCTGGACCTTCGTCGACTACGCGATGACCAGCCCGCGCAACAGCGAACGGGGCATCGACACCGAAGCCGCCCGACTGTTCATCACTCTTCGCCGCTCCACCGAGCTGATGTTCTACGACCTGAGGGCGCCGGTTCGCGACGCAGGCCTGAGCGAGGCTGGCTTCTCGCTCCTTTACATCCTCGACGTCACCGGCGAGATCACGATGAAGAAGCTCGTCGAATTGAGCGGGATGAGCAAGGCATCGGTCTCCGCCGTCGTCCGTACCCTCGCCGCCGACGGCCTGGTCGAGCGGACGAAATCCGTTGCCGACGGCCGCAGCATCACCCTGTGCCTCTCCGAGATCGGCGCCGAGACCGTCGCCCGGATCTACCCTCGCTACAACGAGCGAGAACAGAGCTGGGCCGAACTGCTCAGCGAAGACGATCGCGCGCACCTGGTGCGCATCCTCGCCTCCCTGATGGACGGCGGACGCGAGGCCCTGCGACGCGCATAG
- a CDS encoding carboxylesterase/lipase family protein, with amino-acid sequence MDAARAVDDTVVVTRGGVVRGRDDGRAISWKGIRYARPPVGALRWRAPVEAEPWAQPLDAVTFGAASPQRPNPAVPLGPDTVMDEDCLFLNVWRPAAPAEDARPVMVWIHGGAYTFGSASQPLFNGTTLVADGDVVLVTINYRTGALGFLDLTGHATPQQPFDSNLALRDVLLALAWVRDNIAAFGGDPERVTVFGESAGGGILTALLATDAASGLFHRAIIESSPATSMYGTDRSRTVADRFLAAAGVSTDEVDRLRTLNVEAIVDAAMTVYADIPSEFPGTLAFAPVIDGELLREAPITALRNGRGLPVPLLIGTNKDEATLFKFMKSPLMPIKGEAIDTMFENMRADNPGLEAPTREQVLDAYETVRHRTLGLGIATDIGFRMPTVWLAEGHSRVAPTYLYRFDFTTPMLKLIGIGAAHATELPYVWGNLTSAPKDPTFKLGGYRAGVEVSKRIRARWTGFAHGGEPDAPGSPWPAFDEGSRATLTVGRADRVVDDLDRELRGGWGDRVLAFR; translated from the coding sequence ATGGACGCAGCGCGTGCCGTCGACGACACCGTCGTGGTGACGAGAGGGGGAGTCGTCCGCGGACGGGACGACGGTCGGGCGATCTCCTGGAAGGGAATCCGCTACGCCCGGCCGCCGGTCGGAGCACTGCGGTGGCGCGCGCCCGTCGAAGCCGAGCCGTGGGCGCAGCCGCTCGACGCGGTCACATTCGGCGCGGCTTCACCGCAGAGACCCAATCCCGCTGTTCCGCTCGGACCAGACACGGTGATGGATGAAGACTGCCTGTTCCTGAATGTCTGGCGTCCGGCCGCACCGGCCGAGGATGCCCGGCCGGTCATGGTCTGGATCCACGGCGGCGCCTACACGTTCGGCTCGGCCAGCCAGCCGCTCTTCAATGGCACGACGCTCGTCGCCGACGGCGATGTCGTGCTGGTCACCATCAACTACCGCACGGGTGCGCTGGGGTTCCTCGACCTCACCGGTCACGCGACACCGCAGCAACCGTTCGACTCCAATCTGGCTCTGCGAGATGTGCTGCTCGCCCTGGCCTGGGTGCGCGACAACATCGCCGCGTTCGGCGGCGACCCCGAGCGCGTGACCGTGTTCGGCGAGTCGGCCGGGGGCGGGATCCTGACGGCTCTGCTCGCGACGGATGCGGCATCCGGTCTGTTCCACCGCGCGATCATCGAGAGTTCCCCGGCCACCTCCATGTACGGCACCGACCGCTCGCGCACCGTCGCCGACCGGTTTCTGGCTGCCGCGGGGGTGTCGACCGACGAGGTCGACCGATTGCGGACGTTGAACGTCGAGGCCATCGTCGATGCGGCCATGACCGTCTACGCGGACATCCCATCAGAGTTCCCCGGCACCCTCGCGTTCGCGCCGGTCATCGACGGCGAACTGCTGCGCGAAGCTCCGATCACCGCGCTACGCAACGGGCGCGGTCTGCCCGTGCCGCTCCTCATCGGCACGAACAAGGATGAGGCGACCCTGTTCAAGTTCATGAAGTCGCCGCTGATGCCGATCAAAGGCGAGGCCATCGACACCATGTTCGAGAACATGCGGGCCGACAACCCCGGCCTCGAAGCGCCGACGCGGGAGCAGGTGCTCGACGCCTACGAGACGGTGCGGCACCGAACCCTCGGCCTCGGGATCGCGACCGACATCGGGTTCCGGATGCCGACCGTCTGGCTCGCGGAGGGTCACAGCCGTGTAGCGCCCACCTATCTCTACCGCTTCGATTTCACGACCCCGATGCTGAAACTGATCGGCATCGGCGCGGCGCACGCGACCGAGCTTCCGTACGTCTGGGGCAACCTCACCTCTGCTCCGAAAGACCCGACGTTCAAGCTCGGCGGCTACCGCGCCGGCGTGGAGGTGTCGAAGCGAATCCGGGCCCGCTGGACCGGCTTCGCCCACGGCGGCGAACCCGACGCACCCGGTTCGCCGTGGCCCGCATTCGACGAGGGCTCCCGCGCGACGCTCACCGTCGGCCGTGCCGACCGGGTGGTCGACGACCTCGACCGCGAGCTTCGAGGGGGATGGGGCGACCGGGTGCTCGCCTTCCGCTGA
- a CDS encoding GAP family protein encodes MGALAQLVPLFVGIIVSPLPIVAIVAILLSKRGRMNGVAYSVAFTLIGFVFTVIAALSTSSAGAGHSSGDDAIVLILTAALGAGFTVLAVLSWLSRPRDGAEAKTPGWLAAVDTLSPAKAAGLGALMAVTNSKNIPLELKAGALIGAHDLAISTVILLALGFAVVAGLGVLLPTLLAATGSRVITAGLTRLKTEMIKHNAIIMTVLFAMLAAIEVSHLIQQLVK; translated from the coding sequence GTGGGTGCGCTTGCACAGCTGGTTCCGCTGTTCGTCGGAATCATTGTCAGTCCGTTGCCCATCGTCGCGATCGTGGCCATCCTGCTGTCGAAGCGCGGGCGCATGAACGGCGTCGCCTACTCGGTGGCCTTCACCCTGATCGGCTTCGTCTTCACCGTGATCGCCGCCCTGAGCACCTCCTCGGCGGGCGCAGGACACTCCTCCGGCGACGACGCGATCGTGCTGATCCTCACCGCAGCTCTCGGCGCCGGTTTCACGGTTCTGGCCGTGCTCAGCTGGCTCAGCCGACCCCGCGACGGCGCGGAGGCGAAGACGCCCGGCTGGCTGGCGGCCGTCGACACTCTCTCCCCCGCCAAGGCGGCAGGTCTGGGCGCGCTGATGGCGGTCACCAACAGTAAGAACATCCCGCTGGAGCTGAAGGCGGGCGCCCTGATCGGCGCACACGATCTCGCGATCTCGACAGTGATCCTGCTCGCACTCGGCTTCGCCGTGGTGGCCGGTCTCGGGGTGCTGCTCCCCACCCTTCTCGCGGCGACCGGATCCCGCGTCATCACGGCCGGCCTCACGCGATTGAAGACCGAGATGATCAAGCACAATGCCATCATCATGACCGTGCTGTTCGCGATGCTCGCCGCGATCGAAGTGAGCCATCTCATCCAGCAGCTGGTGAAATAG
- a CDS encoding tautomerase family protein yields MPMIDVYAPDDLFPVDADHELGRELTHAVLRAEGVATPGPFHLDNTAAFIHRLPATAVSTANTPSSRTVRVQIVTPPGSLDREGQKQIVREATGIIARLSGDESQASRTWVILTEAAEGGWGLAGTAFGVEEFTALAQAAAARG; encoded by the coding sequence ATGCCCATGATCGATGTGTACGCACCCGACGACCTCTTCCCGGTGGACGCCGACCACGAGCTCGGCCGCGAGCTCACCCACGCCGTTCTGCGAGCCGAAGGCGTCGCCACGCCGGGACCGTTCCATCTCGACAACACGGCCGCGTTCATCCACCGTCTGCCCGCCACGGCCGTGTCCACCGCGAACACGCCGTCGTCCCGCACGGTGAGGGTGCAGATCGTCACCCCGCCCGGTTCGCTCGACCGCGAAGGACAGAAGCAGATCGTGCGCGAGGCGACCGGCATCATCGCCCGACTCAGTGGAGACGAGAGCCAGGCGTCGCGCACCTGGGTCATCCTCACCGAGGCGGCCGAGGGCGGCTGGGGTCTCGCGGGCACCGCTTTCGGCGTGGAAGAGTTCACCGCCCTGGCGCAGGCCGCCGCCGCCCGCGGCTAA
- a CDS encoding TetR/AcrR family transcriptional regulator, giving the protein MNDVRTRMVDGAIRLLATRGLAGTSFSEVIELTATPRGSIYHHFPGGKDELIAAAIDRSTGTAIALLDQRAGRPAVEVAQLFLDAWRRLLTGTGFEAGCALVAVTVDTDSADLRADVATAFHAWRDHLKRLLIEGGLPLADAEAQATLLLAASEGAVILSRATRDLAAFDAVAETLLTQIRRLTPAP; this is encoded by the coding sequence GTGAACGATGTGCGAACGAGAATGGTCGACGGCGCCATCCGCCTCCTTGCCACCCGCGGCCTCGCCGGCACGTCGTTCTCCGAGGTGATCGAGCTCACCGCGACACCGCGAGGCTCGATCTACCACCACTTCCCCGGTGGCAAGGATGAGCTCATCGCGGCCGCGATCGACCGCTCGACCGGCACCGCGATCGCCCTGCTCGACCAGCGGGCGGGCCGCCCGGCCGTAGAGGTGGCGCAGCTCTTCCTCGACGCCTGGCGACGGCTCCTCACCGGCACCGGATTCGAAGCGGGATGCGCGCTCGTCGCCGTCACCGTCGACACCGACTCGGCCGACCTTCGAGCCGACGTCGCGACCGCGTTCCACGCCTGGCGGGACCATCTGAAGCGCCTGCTCATAGAGGGCGGACTGCCCCTCGCCGACGCCGAAGCCCAGGCCACCCTTCTCTTGGCCGCAAGCGAGGGGGCGGTCATCCTGAGCCGCGCGACGCGCGACCTCGCCGCATTCGACGCCGTCGCCGAAACCCTGCTGACTCAGATCCGTCGCCTGACGCCGGCGCCGTAG
- a CDS encoding winged helix-turn-helix transcriptional regulator — MVTTSAAAGRLELDPYQDGCPTRRILDRVGDRWTVLVVGALGERTRRFSELLRQVEGISQKMLTQTLRALERDGLVARTVYPEVPVKVEYRLTEGGRSLLEPLRALEEWSIHHFGEVSRAQAEYDNRQSA; from the coding sequence GTGGTAACCACCTCTGCTGCCGCTGGGCGCCTCGAACTCGATCCCTACCAAGACGGCTGCCCGACGCGTCGCATCCTCGATCGCGTCGGCGACCGGTGGACCGTCCTGGTCGTGGGTGCGCTGGGAGAACGCACCCGGCGCTTCTCCGAATTGCTCCGTCAGGTCGAGGGCATATCGCAAAAGATGCTCACCCAGACACTGCGCGCGCTGGAGCGCGACGGCCTGGTCGCCCGAACGGTGTACCCGGAAGTTCCGGTCAAGGTCGAATACCGGCTGACCGAGGGGGGTCGCTCACTGCTCGAACCGCTCCGCGCGCTCGAAGAGTGGTCGATCCACCACTTCGGCGAGGTCAGCCGGGCGCAGGCGGAGTACGACAACCGCCAGAGCGCCTGA
- a CDS encoding NAD(P)-dependent oxidoreductase, translated as MTKITVLGGTGYTGANIAREAVSRGHEVTSFSRTALSEPVAGVSYETGSLLDDAVRRSAVQNADVVLGALSPRGELAGALEDVYARFEELSAESGARFVVIGGFSTLRPAEGAPRFVHGDGVPAEFADEAREMTGVLEHLLSASPTALDWLYVSPAATYGSYAPGEATGAYRTGGEVALFDEAGESAVSGADFALAVVDEIDKPSLRRAQLSVAY; from the coding sequence ATGACGAAGATCACAGTGCTGGGCGGAACCGGCTACACGGGAGCGAACATCGCGCGCGAGGCGGTGTCGCGCGGACACGAGGTGACCTCATTCAGCCGCACTGCGCTGAGCGAGCCCGTCGCCGGCGTGAGCTACGAGACCGGATCCCTCCTCGACGACGCCGTTCGTCGAAGCGCCGTGCAGAATGCAGACGTCGTGCTCGGAGCGCTCTCTCCGCGCGGCGAACTCGCGGGCGCACTCGAAGACGTCTATGCACGATTCGAAGAGCTCTCGGCCGAGTCCGGCGCGAGGTTCGTGGTGATCGGCGGTTTCAGCACCCTCCGGCCGGCCGAAGGCGCACCGCGCTTCGTTCACGGCGACGGCGTCCCTGCCGAGTTCGCCGACGAGGCCCGCGAGATGACCGGCGTGCTCGAACACCTGCTCAGCGCATCCCCGACTGCTCTCGACTGGCTCTACGTGAGCCCGGCGGCGACCTATGGCTCCTATGCGCCCGGCGAAGCGACGGGCGCCTACCGCACGGGCGGCGAGGTTGCACTCTTCGACGAGGCCGGCGAATCGGCCGTCTCGGGCGCCGACTTCGCCCTCGCCGTGGTCGACGAGATCGACAAGCCCTCCCTCCGTCGCGCCCAGCTCTCCGTCGCCTATTGA
- a CDS encoding SdpI family protein, whose translation MSCVAAGHGRIPLNHLVGIRLPSLLRSETAWRAGHEAAVTPAIVASALALVFSVIGLFAPLAYVGAIVVFVGGVSWVFVRASKAATAAG comes from the coding sequence GTGAGCTGTGTCGCGGCCGGCCACGGCCGGATCCCGCTCAATCACCTGGTCGGCATCCGGCTGCCCTCCCTTCTGCGCAGCGAGACGGCGTGGCGTGCGGGACACGAAGCAGCAGTGACTCCTGCGATCGTCGCATCCGCGCTCGCCCTGGTGTTCAGCGTGATCGGACTGTTCGCGCCCCTCGCCTACGTGGGCGCGATCGTCGTATTCGTCGGCGGGGTCAGCTGGGTGTTCGTGCGCGCGTCGAAGGCGGCGACTGCCGCGGGGTGA
- a CDS encoding ferredoxin reductase family protein, with protein sequence MTTIAPPRRASMRRVSPHAQRRHARVVRLVLAAGLVAVIGMWWASVPAGYATTPADLATTVGELSGMLGGYLVCAQVLLIARVPWFERAVGLDKLVLWHRVLGTTVLFLIVTHVLFMVIGGELLDHSLPWTEFVSMLGNYPDMVTALIGTIAFLAVGLSSARLIRAKLSYEVWYWLHLTTYAAIFLTFLHQLSAGAHFIDNPINRVLWLLLYLGTASAILTWRFLLPTLSAWRHRMRVVAVVPENVGTTSLWFAGAHTDELGVRAGNFLLFRFLSWGHLLTAHPFSVSRVPHDGTMRITVGAVGDHTRRLRDLKKGTLVFVEGPFGHFTADRASRDRILLVAGGAGIGPIRALAEDLLLRGAKPVLIYRAHSADDLALLAELQGMRGLTVVPVVGRRSELGYDPLGPEGLHSIVPNLHEWEAFICGPEGMAARAEDSLRELTMPKRFIHREELSMS encoded by the coding sequence ATGACGACGATCGCACCACCTCGCCGGGCGAGCATGCGCCGCGTCAGTCCTCATGCGCAACGCCGTCACGCCCGGGTCGTGCGGCTGGTGCTCGCCGCCGGGCTGGTGGCCGTGATCGGCATGTGGTGGGCGAGCGTCCCGGCCGGATACGCCACGACCCCCGCCGACCTCGCGACCACCGTCGGCGAGCTCAGCGGGATGCTCGGCGGCTACCTGGTCTGCGCGCAGGTGCTGCTCATCGCGCGGGTGCCGTGGTTCGAGCGGGCCGTCGGCCTCGACAAGCTCGTGCTCTGGCATCGGGTGCTCGGCACGACGGTCCTGTTCCTGATCGTGACGCACGTGCTGTTCATGGTGATCGGCGGCGAACTGCTCGACCACAGCCTCCCCTGGACCGAGTTCGTCTCGATGCTCGGCAACTACCCCGACATGGTGACCGCCCTCATCGGCACGATCGCTTTCCTCGCCGTCGGGCTGAGCAGTGCCCGGCTGATCCGGGCCAAACTCTCCTACGAGGTCTGGTATTGGCTTCACCTCACCACCTATGCCGCGATCTTCTTGACCTTCCTGCACCAGCTCAGTGCGGGCGCGCATTTCATCGACAACCCGATCAACCGGGTGCTGTGGCTGCTGCTCTACCTCGGCACCGCATCCGCCATCCTCACCTGGCGGTTCCTCCTCCCGACGCTGAGCGCGTGGCGGCACCGGATGCGCGTGGTCGCAGTCGTGCCCGAAAACGTCGGAACCACGAGCCTCTGGTTCGCCGGAGCCCACACCGACGAGCTCGGCGTGCGGGCCGGCAACTTCCTGCTGTTCCGATTCCTGTCGTGGGGCCACCTGCTGACGGCCCACCCGTTCTCGGTCTCGCGGGTTCCGCACGACGGCACGATGCGGATCACGGTCGGCGCGGTCGGCGATCACACGCGCCGGCTGCGAGACCTGAAGAAGGGGACACTGGTCTTCGTCGAGGGCCCCTTCGGCCATTTCACAGCGGACCGCGCGAGCCGCGACCGCATCCTGCTGGTCGCCGGCGGCGCCGGGATCGGGCCGATCCGAGCCCTGGCGGAAGACCTGCTCCTGCGGGGAGCGAAACCGGTGCTGATCTATCGCGCGCACTCCGCCGACGATCTCGCCCTCCTCGCAGAGCTTCAGGGGATGCGCGGGCTCACCGTGGTCCCGGTCGTCGGGCGCCGGAGCGAGCTCGGCTACGACCCGCTGGGGCCGGAGGGCCTGCACTCCATCGTGCCGAACCTGCACGAGTGGGAGGCATTCATCTGCGGGCCGGAGGGGATGGCCGCCCGGGCGGAAGACTCCCTGCGGGAACTGACCATGCCAAAGCGATTCATCCACCGAGAAGAACTGAGCATGTCATGA
- a CDS encoding FMN-binding protein: MNRMKWRGTVLFVVILTVMGLTIGLRLYGVGQVATGSTAATAVLPTSSPSATASAAPSATASASPSTSASSSSAGTASASASKTVDGAVEQTPYGPIQVQITAKGKTITAVTVLQSPSDRGRSVEINAQATPILAQEVLSSQSAKIDTVSGATYTSEGYSQSVQAAIDKL; encoded by the coding sequence ATGAACAGAATGAAGTGGCGCGGCACCGTCCTTTTCGTCGTGATCCTCACCGTGATGGGGCTGACGATCGGGCTGCGCCTCTACGGCGTCGGGCAGGTCGCGACCGGCTCCACCGCGGCGACGGCCGTTCTCCCCACCTCGTCGCCGAGCGCGACGGCGTCGGCCGCCCCGTCGGCCACCGCGTCGGCCTCCCCCTCGACCTCGGCCTCCTCGTCGTCGGCCGGGACGGCGTCCGCGTCGGCGTCGAAGACAGTGGACGGCGCCGTCGAACAGACGCCCTACGGGCCGATCCAGGTGCAGATCACCGCGAAGGGGAAGACGATCACCGCGGTGACCGTGCTCCAATCGCCGAGCGACCGGGGGCGCAGCGTCGAGATCAACGCCCAGGCCACGCCGATCCTCGCCCAAGAGGTGCTCTCCTCGCAGTCGGCGAAGATCGACACCGTCTCGGGAGCGACCTACACCTCGGAGGGCTACAGCCAATCCGTGCAGGCGGCGATCGACAAGCTATGA
- a CDS encoding FAD:protein FMN transferase — MRTLDTVMGIPMSIDIRDDGDWSAAARAAFESMHEADRRFSRFRAESEVSAVNRGDIVPDEFSADLREVLDIGRAIEAASAEAFTLRAPDGTLDTDGIVKGWAAARAAAALRRAGIRTFCLNAGGDVAVAGTPDGSPWNIGIRSPSDAHRMLAVLSVTDGAIATSGAYERGAHIIDGRTGMPATAYASVTVIADDLTVADALATAVFALGSDGVGWALGQGARGVLALNSDGELVGAGELPFAHSLTDGRHPVSP; from the coding sequence ATGAGAACCCTCGACACGGTCATGGGTATCCCGATGTCCATCGACATCCGCGACGACGGCGACTGGTCGGCAGCCGCGCGCGCCGCCTTCGAATCGATGCACGAGGCCGACCGCCGCTTCAGCCGCTTCCGAGCCGAGAGCGAGGTCTCGGCGGTGAACCGCGGCGACATCGTGCCGGACGAGTTCAGCGCAGACCTGCGGGAGGTGCTCGACATCGGCCGCGCCATCGAAGCCGCCTCCGCCGAGGCCTTCACGCTGCGCGCACCCGACGGCACCCTCGACACCGACGGCATCGTCAAAGGATGGGCCGCGGCGCGAGCGGCCGCTGCGCTCCGCCGAGCGGGGATCCGCACGTTCTGCCTCAACGCCGGCGGCGATGTCGCCGTCGCAGGCACGCCGGATGGTTCCCCCTGGAACATCGGCATCCGCTCCCCCTCCGACGCCCACCGCATGCTCGCCGTTCTGAGCGTCACCGACGGCGCGATCGCCACCTCCGGGGCGTACGAGAGGGGCGCCCACATCATCGACGGCCGGACGGGTATGCCTGCAACCGCATATGCGAGTGTGACCGTCATCGCCGACGACCTGACTGTGGCGGATGCGCTGGCGACCGCTGTCTTCGCCCTCGGCTCGGACGGGGTCGGCTGGGCGCTCGGCCAAGGGGCACGGGGTGTGCTGGCCCTGAACAGCGACGGTGAGCTCGTCGGTGCGGGCGAACTCCCCTTCGCCCACAGCCTGACCGACGGGAGACATCCCGTTTCGCCCTGA
- a CDS encoding glycoside hydrolase family 172 protein, which yields MLPTLTDLRAPAGVRSRSINAENRTGEPGAAAAASSPLGPGRKGSAYLPLPAGGRLTLADIEGPGVIRHIWITVPDRTDGGPFVLRDLVLRIYWDDEEEPSVESPLGDFFCNGFAARSLVMSEPIVVAPTGGMNSYIPMPFRRRARIVIDSDHSATIEHVFFQVDYTVGDDVPDATPYFHAQWRRSNASTALGEDHVIVDGVSGSGRYLGTYIGLASLSRFWWGEGEVKFFLDGDTELPTLCSTGLEDYAGGAWAFQDELRSSPEPQPIPFSAPYCGYPFFSTRDETRAAPFIQSVAPMHAVYRWHLPDPIFFENALRVTVQQIGVWDKGLFERSDDIFSVAYWYQTEPHSPFPAVPGANGRAPR from the coding sequence GTGCTTCCCACACTGACCGATCTTCGCGCCCCGGCCGGAGTCCGATCCCGTTCCATCAATGCGGAGAACCGAACCGGGGAGCCGGGTGCCGCGGCTGCGGCGAGTTCGCCGCTCGGCCCGGGACGGAAGGGCAGCGCCTACCTGCCGCTTCCCGCCGGTGGGCGCCTGACGCTGGCCGACATCGAGGGGCCCGGGGTGATTCGACACATCTGGATCACGGTCCCCGACCGCACCGACGGCGGGCCGTTCGTTCTGCGCGATCTCGTGCTCCGCATCTACTGGGACGACGAGGAGGAGCCGTCGGTCGAGTCGCCGCTCGGAGACTTCTTCTGCAACGGTTTCGCCGCGCGGTCGCTCGTGATGTCGGAGCCGATCGTCGTCGCTCCGACCGGGGGGATGAACTCGTACATCCCCATGCCGTTCCGGCGGCGCGCGCGCATCGTGATCGACAGCGACCACTCCGCCACGATCGAGCACGTTTTCTTCCAGGTCGACTACACCGTGGGCGACGACGTGCCGGATGCGACGCCATACTTCCACGCGCAGTGGCGGCGCTCGAACGCCTCGACAGCGCTCGGCGAGGACCACGTGATCGTGGACGGGGTCTCCGGGAGCGGGCGCTATCTCGGAACCTACATCGGGCTCGCGTCCCTGTCGCGCTTCTGGTGGGGTGAGGGCGAGGTCAAGTTCTTCCTCGACGGAGACACGGAACTGCCGACTTTGTGCAGCACGGGGCTCGAAGACTACGCCGGCGGCGCATGGGCGTTCCAGGACGAGTTGCGGAGCTCACCGGAACCGCAGCCCATCCCGTTCAGTGCGCCGTACTGCGGCTACCCGTTCTTCAGCACCCGCGACGAGACGCGCGCCGCCCCGTTCATCCAGTCGGTGGCACCGATGCACGCGGTCTACCGCTGGCACCTCCCCGACCCGATCTTCTTCGAGAACGCGTTGCGCGTCACCGTGCAGCAGATCGGCGTCTGGGACAAAGGGCTCTTCGAGCGGTCGGACGATATCTTCTCGGTGGCGTATTGGTACCAGACCGAGCCGCATTCGCCGTTCCCCGCCGTACCCGGAGCGAACGGTCGCGCCCCGAGATAA
- a CDS encoding carbohydrate ABC transporter permease, which yields MTATDSSRTTVSSATAAPRARTRRARPLRWLVLAAAIAVALVMLAPLMLLVLNAFKTGADYSTNGPLAWPRAFSLEAFQQYLQRVDYLRALGNSVVISTLVAVFGALVSLLSAYAIGIGRVRGSTVLLAVFLLATMLPQEALIYPLFYGAQATGTFNTVWSVIIVFTVLQAAFGTYLLSSVMSTLPPSLLEAAALDGAGRWRILWSVVFPVMRPTLSVLVVFFFVWTWNEFYIPLILLSDQSVQTVPIALATLQGQNSINVTALNAGSLLSLLPTLVFFIIFQRTLSRGVTAGSVK from the coding sequence ATGACCGCGACCGACTCATCACGAACGACGGTCTCGTCCGCAACGGCTGCTCCCCGTGCCCGCACGCGTCGTGCCCGCCCCCTGCGCTGGCTCGTGCTCGCCGCCGCGATCGCGGTCGCCCTGGTCATGCTCGCGCCGCTGATGCTGCTCGTGCTCAACGCGTTCAAGACCGGCGCCGACTATTCGACCAACGGGCCGCTCGCCTGGCCCCGGGCATTCAGCCTCGAAGCGTTCCAGCAGTACCTCCAGCGCGTGGACTATCTGCGAGCCCTCGGAAACTCGGTCGTCATCTCGACGCTCGTGGCCGTGTTCGGCGCGCTCGTCTCCCTTCTGAGCGCATACGCGATCGGGATCGGACGGGTGCGAGGGAGCACCGTGCTGCTGGCCGTCTTCCTGCTCGCGACGATGCTTCCGCAGGAAGCGCTGATCTATCCGCTGTTCTACGGCGCCCAGGCGACGGGCACATTCAACACCGTGTGGAGCGTGATCATCGTCTTCACCGTTCTGCAGGCGGCATTCGGCACCTATCTGCTGTCGAGCGTGATGTCCACGCTGCCGCCGTCGCTGCTCGAAGCGGCCGCGCTCGACGGCGCCGGCCGCTGGCGGATCCTGTGGTCGGTCGTCTTCCCGGTGATGCGTCCGACCCTGTCGGTGCTCGTGGTGTTCTTCTTCGTCTGGACCTGGAACGAGTTCTACATCCCGCTCATCCTGCTCTCGGACCAATCGGTGCAGACGGTGCCCATCGCGCTCGCGACACTGCAGGGGCAGAACAGCATCAACGTGACCGCGCTCAATGCCGGATCGCTGCTCTCGCTGCTCCCCACCCTGGTCTTCTTCATCATCTTCCAGCGGACCCTGAGCCGCGGCGTCACCGCCGGCTCGGTCAAGTGA